From uncultured Fibrobacter sp., one genomic window encodes:
- a CDS encoding HigA family addiction module antitoxin: MQVYRCDELAVVTPPGRHLAEKLEEMGLDANDLAARMGYTPKAVNDILQGNCRITPESAISLEMVTEIPAGFWLRSQMAYDEFLSREKIKASLTDQSLWKKSFPAEVNVREWVLQKKEESKSLMPLLKFFAVASPQAWDSYYKKAQLKVAFRISLAEVKDPYATSAWIRRGEILSDRDPMEKQEQIPVRKRLKVALPEIIAFAAANKTLPKREKKITYWTPEAEVVDDCMTGLQELCRKIGIRVLFVQNFRSAPIYGMYRWYKDVPLIQLHDRFKDRATMWFTFFHELAHVLYHGKKGICLQNIEITHNHPEKEDEANCFAQKCMVDAGFQV; encoded by the coding sequence ATGCAGGTATATAGATGTGATGAATTGGCTGTGGTTACCCCGCCGGGGCGCCATCTTGCTGAAAAACTTGAAGAAATGGGCCTGGATGCGAATGACCTGGCTGCACGCATGGGGTACACGCCCAAGGCGGTAAATGATATTCTGCAGGGAAATTGCCGAATCACGCCTGAATCGGCCATCTCACTTGAAATGGTTACGGAAATCCCTGCGGGTTTTTGGTTGCGTAGTCAGATGGCTTACGACGAGTTCCTTTCGCGTGAAAAAATCAAGGCTTCGTTGACGGATCAGTCCCTTTGGAAAAAGTCCTTTCCTGCGGAGGTTAACGTCCGTGAATGGGTGCTCCAAAAAAAAGAAGAAAGCAAGTCTTTAATGCCTTTGTTGAAATTCTTTGCCGTGGCGTCTCCGCAGGCTTGGGATAGCTATTATAAGAAAGCGCAGCTGAAAGTGGCTTTTCGTATATCCCTGGCCGAGGTCAAGGATCCGTATGCCACGTCAGCTTGGATTCGCCGAGGCGAGATTCTGTCGGATCGTGATCCGATGGAAAAACAGGAGCAGATTCCCGTCCGCAAGCGGCTGAAGGTGGCTCTTCCTGAAATTATCGCTTTTGCGGCGGCAAATAAGACGTTGCCGAAGCGTGAAAAGAAAATTACCTATTGGACGCCCGAGGCAGAAGTTGTTGATGACTGCATGACAGGCTTGCAGGAGCTATGCCGTAAAATCGGTATCCGTGTTCTGTTTGTACAGAACTTCAGGAGCGCCCCTATCTATGGCATGTATCGCTGGTACAAGGATGTTCCCCTTATCCAGCTTCACGACCGTTTCAAGGACCGTGCAACCATGTGGTTTACGTTTTTCCACGAGCTGGCCCATGTGCTTTATCATGGCAAGAAGGGAATTTGCCTGCAGAACATTGAAATTACGCATAACCATCCCGAAAAGGAAGACGAAGCAAATTGCTTCGCGCAGAAATGCATGGTAGATGCAGGATTTCAGGTGTAG
- a CDS encoding alpha-glucosidase has protein sequence MDSDGNGTGDLKGITQKLPYLESLNVGCIWLTPVYASPMVDNGYDVADFYKINPLYGTMEDMDSLIAEANRHHIKIVMDLVFNHTSDQNEWFLESKKSKDNPKSDWYIWRDAKPDGSAPNNWRGIFGGSAWEWNEDRKQYYLHTFATAQPDLNWANLDVRQALYDITNFWINKGVGGFRIDAIPYIKKPAEMADGKPDGADGMVSIHDMTANTDGILDYLYEFRQKTVAGKGIFTVAEANGVGPESLKFWVGDNGAFDMLFEFNHLPGGDIWHKAKKISIPELKSALINSQVATASNGWYPVFFENHDKPRSVNAYFSEKADHALAAKAMGTLMLTLRGTPFIYEGQEIGMTNVKWNSVEVYNDVNTRPQYNLALQEGYSPEQAISFVQAFSRDNARTPMQWDTSTNAGFTTGKPWLALNENFKTVNALSETEDSASVLNWYRKLSEIRKQQKALTQGTFTPILADHAQIFAYKRIYTNGNENDTVTVLVNMSETDATYDSTIVAGSKLIISNYSDTEPGKMRPLEAVIFAN, from the coding sequence ATGGATTCTGACGGGAACGGCACCGGCGACCTCAAGGGTATCACGCAAAAACTCCCCTACCTGGAATCGCTGAATGTCGGGTGCATCTGGCTTACGCCGGTGTACGCCTCGCCCATGGTCGATAACGGCTACGACGTTGCAGACTTCTACAAAATTAATCCGCTTTACGGCACCATGGAAGACATGGATTCGTTGATTGCCGAAGCCAATAGGCACCACATCAAAATCGTGATGGACCTAGTGTTCAATCACACATCCGATCAGAACGAATGGTTCCTGGAATCCAAGAAAAGCAAGGACAATCCCAAGAGCGACTGGTACATTTGGCGAGACGCAAAGCCCGATGGTTCCGCACCGAATAACTGGCGCGGCATTTTCGGCGGCTCCGCCTGGGAATGGAACGAAGACCGAAAGCAGTACTACCTGCACACCTTCGCGACCGCGCAGCCCGACTTGAACTGGGCTAATCTCGATGTGCGACAGGCCCTGTACGACATCACGAATTTCTGGATTAACAAGGGCGTGGGTGGTTTCCGAATCGACGCTATTCCCTACATCAAGAAACCCGCCGAAATGGCAGACGGCAAGCCCGATGGCGCAGATGGTATGGTCAGCATTCACGATATGACCGCCAATACCGATGGCATTCTCGACTACCTTTACGAATTTAGGCAAAAAACCGTCGCGGGCAAGGGCATCTTTACCGTCGCCGAAGCGAACGGAGTCGGCCCCGAATCGCTCAAGTTCTGGGTGGGCGACAACGGCGCATTCGACATGTTGTTCGAATTCAACCACCTGCCAGGAGGCGACATTTGGCACAAGGCAAAAAAGATTTCTATACCCGAACTCAAGAGCGCCCTTATCAACAGCCAGGTCGCCACGGCAAGCAACGGCTGGTATCCGGTATTCTTCGAGAACCACGACAAGCCACGTTCAGTCAACGCCTACTTTAGCGAAAAGGCAGACCACGCGCTTGCCGCAAAAGCGATGGGCACCCTCATGCTCACCCTCCGGGGAACGCCCTTTATTTACGAAGGTCAGGAAATCGGCATGACCAATGTCAAGTGGAACTCCGTCGAAGTTTACAATGATGTGAACACAAGGCCACAATACAATTTGGCTTTGCAGGAAGGCTATTCACCCGAGCAGGCGATTTCGTTCGTGCAGGCGTTCAGCCGCGACAACGCCCGCACCCCAATGCAATGGGACACGAGCACAAATGCGGGATTCACTACAGGCAAGCCCTGGCTTGCGCTGAACGAAAACTTCAAGACCGTAAACGCCCTCAGCGAAACAGAGGATTCCGCATCGGTATTGAATTGGTATAGAAAGCTCTCCGAAATTCGCAAGCAGCAAAAGGCGCTCACACAAGGGACTTTCACGCCGATTCTTGCCGATCATGCGCAGATTTTTGCATATAAGAGAATCTACACAAACGGGAACGAAAACGATACCGTCACCGTTCTTGTGAACATGAGCGAAACAGACGCTACTTATGACAGCACAATCGTAGCGGGCAGCAAGCTGATTATCTCGAATTACAGCGATACGGAACCCGGAAAAATGCGCCCCCTCGAAGCGGTGATATTCGCAAACTAG
- a CDS encoding killer suppression protein HigA, producing the protein MQVVYADKELARCAGDKAYAVRTMGQRRADAYSTRIDALHRAVDLDALKNVAGRFHELTGDRAGQWACDLDHPYRLIFKPVMNSDGNVIGLIVEQTVSILEIVDYHK; encoded by the coding sequence ATGCAGGTTGTGTACGCAGATAAGGAATTGGCTCGTTGCGCAGGCGATAAGGCCTATGCGGTGAGGACAATGGGGCAAAGGCGAGCGGATGCATATTCGACAAGAATAGATGCATTGCATAGAGCGGTTGACTTGGACGCCTTGAAAAACGTGGCAGGACGTTTTCACGAATTAACCGGCGATCGAGCCGGTCAATGGGCATGTGATTTGGACCATCCGTATCGGCTTATCTTTAAACCGGTCATGAATAGCGACGGAAATGTCATTGGATTGATTGTTGAACAAACTGTTTCCATTCTAGAAATTGTAGATTATCATAAGTAG
- a CDS encoding glycoside hydrolase family 3 N-terminal domain-containing protein codes for MNFSKAVISALAACAIAQANITGTVIDESGTPIHNAVATIRTLPSLLSNARTLSDEKGVFVFDDASLSIKKTATLKNDRILLNGKNAVLEILNLNGKVIKSKKLHSSSGSYSIQNATKLTAGLPKGMYVIAINIDGKRTLISNVSTTGNGTGILKKDTEQSLIIRKTGFLPETLSVASTQKDYGKITLKRDPVETKIDNLLANMSLDDMIAQMTQPMAPTVSCGSAACGSALEGGGNYTATFYSKAWSQTIPVIYGKDNVHGMGDVKNATIFPHNIGLGATRDSALVRKIGQAVAEEMWAAHIDLNFAPAITVPQDERWGRVYEGFGETAELVASLGAAYVRGQQGDHYNAEWRVITTIKHFIGDGATDNGQDRGNATMTDKELREKYLPPYEAAIEQGALSVMASFNQINGVHQHVDSARLTGILKTELGFDGYVIADWEGIENSTTPGAAGDYSGTLTGISSKDAIKNAINAGIDMAMVPQSATTFMSNMKTLVQAGQISEDRIKDAVRRILRAKIRAGRIDNPSGPAAYVGVTANIGSAEHRKIAREAVQKSLVVLKNENILPLSATDKIFLTGSHANNTGLQCGGWTQGWLGTTTSVPGATSIQAGFDEVASGARVTSAEAAGTIVYVIGEAPYAEWFGDFRSGDFNNKVLSESSYEGTSFSSTDSYISQIKSWQAAGHKVAVVFITGRPLPITSLIETADAFVVAWLPGSEGAGVADVLFGKVKPTGKLPHTWPKDASQIPINEGDGKTGLYPYGYGLTY; via the coding sequence ATGAACTTTTCCAAAGCAGTCATTTCCGCACTCGCCGCTTGTGCGATCGCACAGGCCAACATCACGGGAACCGTCATCGATGAATCCGGCACCCCGATCCACAACGCGGTAGCCACCATCAGAACGCTCCCGAGCCTGCTTTCCAATGCGCGGACACTCTCCGACGAAAAGGGCGTATTCGTATTCGACGACGCAAGCCTAAGCATAAAGAAAACAGCAACGCTCAAAAACGACCGTATTTTACTCAACGGGAAAAATGCCGTCCTGGAAATTCTCAACCTGAACGGGAAAGTCATCAAAAGCAAGAAACTCCATTCAAGCTCCGGTTCATATTCCATCCAAAACGCAACCAAGCTCACCGCCGGATTGCCCAAGGGAATGTACGTAATCGCCATCAACATAGACGGAAAGCGGACCCTCATCTCGAACGTCAGCACGACAGGTAACGGAACCGGGATTCTAAAAAAAGATACGGAACAAAGTCTTATCATCCGAAAGACAGGATTCCTTCCCGAGACCCTCAGCGTTGCCTCCACCCAAAAGGACTACGGCAAAATCACCTTAAAAAGAGACCCCGTCGAAACAAAAATCGATAATCTTCTTGCGAACATGTCCCTAGACGACATGATTGCGCAAATGACGCAGCCCATGGCGCCTACGGTAAGTTGCGGTAGCGCCGCCTGCGGTTCCGCCCTCGAAGGGGGCGGCAACTACACGGCAACGTTCTATTCAAAAGCGTGGAGCCAGACCATCCCCGTCATTTATGGCAAAGACAACGTTCACGGAATGGGCGACGTAAAAAACGCGACCATATTCCCGCATAACATCGGTCTTGGCGCCACGAGAGATTCCGCCCTGGTCCGCAAAATCGGCCAGGCAGTCGCAGAAGAAATGTGGGCCGCCCACATAGACCTGAACTTCGCCCCCGCAATCACCGTACCGCAAGACGAACGCTGGGGCCGTGTCTACGAAGGCTTCGGTGAAACCGCCGAACTCGTAGCAAGCCTAGGCGCCGCATACGTCCGCGGGCAACAGGGCGACCACTACAATGCAGAATGGCGAGTCATTACCACCATCAAGCATTTTATCGGTGACGGAGCGACAGACAATGGACAAGACCGCGGCAACGCCACCATGACCGACAAGGAACTCCGCGAAAAATACCTGCCGCCCTACGAAGCAGCCATCGAGCAAGGCGCCCTGAGCGTCATGGCAAGCTTCAACCAAATTAACGGAGTCCATCAGCACGTCGATTCCGCAAGACTTACCGGAATCCTCAAAACCGAACTCGGCTTCGACGGCTACGTCATTGCCGACTGGGAAGGTATCGAAAATTCAACAACGCCAGGAGCCGCCGGAGACTACTCCGGAACACTCACCGGCATATCATCGAAGGACGCCATCAAGAACGCGATTAACGCGGGAATCGATATGGCGATGGTGCCGCAATCGGCAACAACATTCATGAGTAACATGAAAACGCTTGTTCAGGCAGGGCAAATCAGCGAAGACCGCATCAAGGACGCCGTCCGACGAATCCTGCGCGCAAAAATCCGCGCCGGCAGAATCGACAATCCGAGCGGCCCCGCAGCGTACGTCGGCGTGACAGCGAACATCGGCAGCGCAGAACACCGAAAAATAGCCCGCGAAGCCGTGCAGAAAAGCCTGGTTGTCCTCAAGAACGAAAACATACTCCCCCTTTCGGCCACAGACAAAATATTCCTGACCGGAAGCCACGCCAACAACACCGGGCTACAGTGCGGCGGATGGACCCAAGGCTGGCTAGGCACAACCACGAGCGTTCCCGGCGCAACCTCCATCCAAGCGGGCTTTGACGAAGTCGCAAGCGGCGCTCGCGTCACCTCGGCCGAGGCAGCAGGCACCATCGTCTACGTTATTGGCGAAGCACCTTACGCCGAATGGTTCGGAGACTTCCGCTCCGGCGATTTCAACAACAAAGTTCTTTCCGAATCCTCTTACGAAGGCACCAGCTTCAGCAGCACCGACTCCTACATTTCGCAAATAAAAAGCTGGCAGGCCGCAGGCCATAAAGTCGCTGTTGTCTTTATCACCGGCCGCCCCCTCCCCATCACCTCGCTCATCGAAACCGCCGATGCATTCGTAGTCGCATGGCTCCCCGGCAGCGAAGGCGCCGGAGTCGCAGACGTACTCTTCGGCAAAGTCAAGCCGACAGGAAAGCTACCGCACACCTGGCCCAAAGACGCAAGCCAGATTCCAATCAACGAAGGCGACGGAAAAACCGGACTTTACCCGTACGGATACGGACTGACGTACTAA